In Anseongella ginsenosidimutans, one genomic interval encodes:
- a CDS encoding DUF5000 domain-containing lipoprotein, protein MSCILLLLLTSCERLEVRDALENDDTVPGSVTGIEIENISGGAIIRYTLPDENDLLYVLAEYEIRPGIKQQVKASLYNNSLVVLGFGEVKKYPVTLYTVDRSGNRSEPEHIQVQPTSSPVRDAFNALEYESDFGGINLNFRNEAKADLSATILIKDAFDEWIEYDKYYTALVNGSYAVRGLPAEPTIFGVYISDRWENTSDTLIKEAVPLFEEELDKEIFELLPLPGDAVSRWNLRALWDNNTTSNNGFHSSDALPKRFQFNLGEKSKLSRFRIWGIADGREYSSGNIKEFEIWGSDNPSPDGSYDGWTLLGEYEVIRPSGLNVGDELTAEDREQAAAGFEFIVPPNAPAVRYIRFKILSSFASPRDSEKAEVWFKEFTFWGQYAQ, encoded by the coding sequence TTGTCCTGTATTCTTTTGCTTTTACTTACTTCATGCGAACGGCTCGAGGTAAGAGATGCGCTGGAAAATGACGACACCGTTCCAGGTTCGGTCACCGGTATTGAAATAGAAAACATTTCAGGCGGTGCGATCATCCGTTATACCTTGCCTGATGAGAATGACCTTCTTTATGTGCTGGCAGAATATGAAATCCGCCCGGGCATAAAACAACAAGTCAAAGCTTCCCTTTACAATAATTCCCTGGTTGTGCTGGGCTTCGGTGAGGTCAAAAAATACCCGGTTACGCTCTATACCGTGGATCGAAGCGGTAACCGGTCTGAGCCCGAACATATACAAGTGCAACCCACGAGTTCACCTGTACGGGATGCCTTTAATGCCCTGGAGTATGAAAGTGACTTTGGGGGTATTAATTTAAATTTCCGGAATGAAGCCAAGGCCGATCTGTCCGCAACCATCCTGATCAAAGATGCTTTTGACGAGTGGATTGAATACGATAAATATTATACCGCATTAGTGAACGGATCATATGCGGTAAGAGGGCTCCCGGCGGAGCCAACCATATTCGGCGTTTATATCAGTGACCGCTGGGAAAACACTTCCGATACCCTGATCAAAGAAGCTGTTCCCCTCTTTGAAGAAGAGCTGGACAAAGAAATTTTCGAACTATTGCCGCTTCCCGGTGACGCGGTCAGCCGCTGGAACCTTAGGGCATTATGGGATAATAACACCACTTCAAACAACGGATTCCATTCCAGCGATGCACTCCCTAAGCGTTTTCAATTCAACCTGGGAGAAAAATCTAAACTCAGCCGGTTCCGCATCTGGGGCATCGCAGACGGCCGTGAATATTCGTCGGGTAATATAAAAGAGTTTGAAATATGGGGAAGTGATAACCCAAGTCCTGACGGAAGTTACGACGGATGGACCTTGCTGGGTGAGTATGAGGTGATCCGGCCTTCGGGATTGAATGTTGGTGACGAATTGACGGCGGAAGACCGGGAACAAGCCGCAGCCGGTTTTGAATTCATTGTTCCGCCTAACGCACCGGCCGTTCGGTATATACGCTTTAAGATCCTTTCGTCATTTGCGTCGCCGCGCGATTCAGAAAAAGCAGAGGTATGGTTCAAGGAATTTACATTCTGGGGACAGTATGCA
- a CDS encoding RagB/SusD family nutrient uptake outer membrane protein, protein MMKIYKSFFIALSFLGLNACNYLDVVPDNVATVDYAFRMRSQAEKYLFTCYSYLPEYGNWGSNPGLLTGDEIWLFYPYQTAPDVSRPPEVWEVARGNQTMLNPYLDYWDGGNGGKSMFQAIRDCNTFLENIHLVPDMDEPEKKRWIAEVKFLKAYYHWFLFRMYGPIPIVDANFPISSTPEQVQVYREPADSVVNYIVRLLDTAAMDLPPLILDQVSEMGRITSTIAKAVKAKVLITAASPLFNGNADYANFVDNRGIHLVNTTFDPSKWERAAAACKEAIDLLHENGAKLYRFNPAVNTYDLGPEMQTQMDIRNAVTEKWNSEIVWGSNNSMVGSLQRYSQAIIDPSSNLSSLTQRPKKEYAPSMKIAEMFYTENGLPIDADPTWDYERRYELDTATADDKYYIKQNYVTAKLHFDREPRFYADLGFDGGIWYGQGNFDQEEAWHVEGKLGQISGRSRSDEHSVTGYFTKKLVHFLNVLQTSGSYTVQTYPFPVIRLADLYLYYAEALNEAGRTTEAFEWINRVRERAGIPGVEESWSMSTTPGKIHSIEGFREIIQQERLIEMALEGTRYWDLLRWKKAESVINQPVRGWDVGQSETLLYYQPVVLFNQTFKKKNYLWPIQENSLIKNSNLVQNPGW, encoded by the coding sequence ATGATGAAAATATACAAAAGCTTTTTTATCGCATTATCTTTTCTCGGACTCAATGCGTGTAATTACCTGGATGTTGTTCCGGATAACGTAGCTACCGTTGATTATGCGTTTCGCATGCGCAGCCAGGCGGAAAAATACTTGTTTACCTGTTATTCTTATTTGCCGGAATATGGCAATTGGGGCAGCAACCCCGGGCTTTTAACCGGAGATGAGATCTGGCTTTTCTACCCTTACCAGACCGCGCCCGATGTTTCCCGTCCGCCGGAGGTATGGGAGGTTGCCCGTGGCAACCAGACCATGCTGAACCCCTATCTGGATTATTGGGACGGCGGAAACGGTGGAAAATCCATGTTCCAGGCTATCCGGGATTGCAACACGTTTTTGGAGAACATTCATTTGGTTCCGGACATGGATGAGCCGGAGAAAAAACGATGGATTGCAGAAGTTAAATTCTTAAAAGCTTACTACCACTGGTTCTTATTCCGCATGTACGGCCCGATTCCGATCGTAGATGCCAATTTCCCGATTTCGAGTACGCCCGAGCAAGTGCAGGTATACCGGGAACCGGCAGACTCCGTCGTTAATTACATTGTCAGGCTATTAGACACAGCGGCAATGGACCTTCCCCCGTTAATTCTGGATCAGGTATCGGAAATGGGCAGGATCACTTCTACCATTGCCAAAGCCGTAAAAGCCAAGGTTCTTATCACAGCCGCCAGCCCGCTTTTTAATGGAAATGCTGATTATGCAAATTTTGTAGATAACCGCGGCATACACCTGGTAAATACTACTTTCGACCCATCCAAATGGGAACGGGCAGCTGCGGCATGCAAAGAAGCGATTGATCTGCTTCACGAAAATGGCGCAAAGCTGTACCGTTTCAACCCGGCGGTAAACACTTATGATCTGGGGCCGGAAATGCAAACCCAGATGGATATTCGTAATGCCGTTACCGAAAAATGGAATTCTGAAATTGTATGGGGCTCCAACAACAGCATGGTAGGATCCCTGCAGCGGTATTCGCAGGCAATAATCGACCCCTCGTCCAATCTGTCCAGCTTAACGCAGCGGCCCAAAAAGGAATACGCACCCTCGATGAAGATCGCCGAAATGTTTTATACGGAAAACGGCTTGCCCATCGATGCAGATCCAACCTGGGATTATGAACGCCGGTATGAATTGGATACGGCTACTGCAGACGACAAATATTACATTAAACAAAACTATGTCACCGCCAAACTTCATTTTGACCGCGAACCGCGCTTTTACGCCGATCTGGGTTTCGATGGCGGCATATGGTACGGACAGGGTAATTTTGATCAGGAGGAAGCCTGGCACGTGGAAGGAAAACTGGGCCAGATCTCAGGGCGTTCCCGGTCAGACGAACACTCTGTTACCGGGTACTTTACCAAGAAACTGGTGCATTTTCTAAATGTATTGCAGACATCCGGTTCCTATACCGTTCAAACCTATCCTTTTCCCGTTATCCGTTTAGCCGACCTGTACCTGTATTATGCGGAAGCGCTCAATGAGGCCGGCCGGACAACGGAAGCCTTTGAATGGATTAACAGGGTGCGGGAACGCGCAGGTATCCCGGGTGTGGAAGAATCATGGTCCATGTCAACAACTCCCGGAAAAATCCATTCCATAGAGGGTTTCCGTGAAATCATCCAGCAAGAACGTTTGATCGAGATGGCGCTGGAAGGAACCCGGTACTGGGATTTATTACGCTGGAAAAAAGCTGAAAGTGTGATTAACCAACCCGTCAGAGGATGGGATGTGGGTCAATCCGAGACACTGTTGTATTACCAGCCAGTAGTATTATTCAACCAAACTTTTAAAAAGAAAAATTACTTGTGGCCTATCCAGGAAAATTCCCTGATCAAAAACAGCAATTTGGTTCAAAATCCCGGTTGGTAA
- a CDS encoding SusC/RagA family TonB-linked outer membrane protein produces MKSTTYIQATLNYNRTFNEKHGISGLLVFLMQNEVINQPQSGGVPYSLQTTLPGRNIGLSGRFTYSYDDRYFAEFDFGYNGSERFYKSNRFGFFPSAGLAWHVSNEKFWESLQNTVTNLKLRGTFGLIGNDAIGSKADRFFYLSEVNMDDPGKGAVFGLDNTYRRDGVTVNRYGNPEITWEKSYKTNIGFDMSLYNKINIVADVWKETRNDILMSRSFIPSTMGLTTSVVPKANVGRAEGKGLDFSVDYNQQLGNHAWIQGRANFTYAVSNYLAYEEPLYANEPWKSRIGYNLTQQWGYIAERLFIDDEEVYNSPAQNFGEKTRGGDIKYRDINRDGQITTLDQVPIGFPTSPEIVYGFGASFGYKNLDFSIFFQGLGRESFWLDIGRTAPFITTSSDGQQLKNQVLQAYADSYWSEANPDPYALWPRLSPSSHPNNTPTNTWFMRNGSFMRLKNAEIGYTLPQRTMDRLRINKLRLYVSGTNLLAWSKFKLWDVEMAGDGLGYPVQRVVNIGAQVSF; encoded by the coding sequence GTGAAGTCAACTACCTATATACAGGCCACCTTGAATTACAACCGTACCTTCAACGAAAAGCATGGCATAAGCGGGCTCCTGGTATTTTTAATGCAGAATGAGGTGATCAACCAACCGCAATCGGGCGGTGTTCCGTACTCGCTTCAGACCACTCTTCCAGGCCGGAACATTGGTTTATCCGGCCGGTTTACGTACTCTTATGACGACCGTTATTTTGCCGAATTTGATTTTGGGTACAATGGGTCAGAACGGTTTTATAAAAGCAATCGCTTTGGGTTCTTTCCCTCCGCAGGGCTGGCCTGGCATGTTTCCAATGAAAAGTTCTGGGAATCTTTACAAAACACGGTCACCAATTTAAAACTCAGGGGAACCTTTGGTTTGATCGGCAACGATGCCATCGGCAGCAAGGCTGATCGTTTCTTCTATCTTTCAGAAGTTAATATGGATGACCCCGGAAAAGGGGCTGTCTTTGGCCTGGATAATACCTACAGACGGGACGGCGTGACAGTCAACCGGTATGGCAACCCCGAGATCACCTGGGAGAAATCGTATAAAACCAATATAGGTTTTGACATGAGCCTGTATAATAAAATCAATATTGTAGCCGATGTCTGGAAAGAAACCCGCAACGACATTTTAATGTCCCGGTCATTTATCCCTTCCACTATGGGGCTGACCACTTCGGTAGTGCCCAAAGCGAATGTGGGAAGGGCCGAAGGAAAAGGGCTTGATTTTTCAGTAGATTACAACCAGCAGCTGGGCAACCATGCCTGGATTCAGGGCCGGGCCAATTTTACCTATGCGGTGAGTAATTACCTGGCTTATGAAGAACCCTTATATGCAAACGAGCCCTGGAAATCCCGCATCGGCTACAACCTGACTCAACAATGGGGCTACATTGCCGAGCGTTTATTTATCGACGACGAAGAGGTCTACAATTCACCCGCACAAAACTTCGGGGAAAAAACCCGCGGCGGCGATATAAAATACCGGGACATCAACAGGGACGGGCAAATTACCACACTGGACCAGGTGCCCATCGGGTTTCCGACCTCGCCTGAGATCGTATACGGGTTCGGAGCGTCATTTGGCTATAAAAACCTCGATTTCTCCATCTTTTTCCAAGGCCTGGGACGCGAATCGTTCTGGCTGGATATCGGACGGACCGCACCGTTTATCACCACAAGCTCCGATGGCCAGCAGCTGAAGAACCAGGTACTGCAGGCATACGCGGACAGCTATTGGTCGGAAGCCAACCCGGATCCCTATGCGCTGTGGCCCAGGTTAAGCCCTTCTTCCCATCCGAATAACACGCCCACCAATACCTGGTTTATGCGCAATGGTTCATTTATGCGCTTAAAAAATGCGGAAATAGGCTATACCCTTCCTCAAAGGACAATGGATCGCTTACGCATCAATAAATTGAGGTTGTATGTAAGCGGCACGAATTTACTAGCCTGGAGCAAATTTAAACTCTGGGATGTGGAAATGGCGGGAGACGGTTTAGGCTATCCCGTACAACGTGTGGTGAATATCGGCGCCCAGGTTTCCTTCTAG
- a CDS encoding SusC/RagA family TonB-linked outer membrane protein has translation MVVAFGTQKKKEVVGAVTTITPSELKVPSSNLTTALAGRLAGVVAYQRSGEPGADDADFFIRGVTSFGYKKDPLILIDGIELSSRDLARMQVDDIASFSILKDATATALYGARGANGVILITTKEGVEGKTKISIRMENSVSSPTRNIELADPITYMKMNNEAVQTRNPLAPVPYSRSKIDNTIAGTDPLIYPTNDWYDMLFKDYAMNQRFNLNASGGGKRARYYLAGTFNQDNGVLKVDKQSNFNSNINLKTYQLRSNINIDLTKSTEVGVKLYGTFDDYTGPVAGGEHFYRLAVRSDPVSFPAYFPKDEAHQHVQHLLFGNTQDILSNPYAKMVSGYRQYNQSLMLAQFDIEQDFSFLTKGLKLHALFNVSRYAFSSVNRSYNPFWYEVGTYDKLTNEYTLTPLMKIPEPSILISIMPSLT, from the coding sequence GTGGTCGTAGCCTTTGGAACGCAGAAGAAAAAAGAGGTAGTGGGAGCGGTAACCACGATTACGCCATCCGAGTTGAAAGTACCCTCAAGCAACCTCACTACCGCATTGGCCGGGCGCCTGGCGGGCGTGGTAGCCTATCAGCGCAGCGGAGAGCCCGGAGCAGACGATGCGGATTTCTTTATCCGTGGAGTAACCAGTTTCGGATACAAAAAAGATCCGCTGATCCTGATTGACGGCATCGAGCTTTCCAGCCGGGACCTGGCCAGGATGCAGGTGGATGATATCGCCAGTTTTTCCATATTAAAAGATGCTACGGCCACGGCTCTTTATGGCGCCAGAGGCGCAAACGGTGTCATTCTAATTACGACCAAAGAAGGCGTGGAGGGAAAAACCAAGATATCCATACGGATGGAAAACTCTGTGTCTTCTCCAACAAGAAACATCGAACTAGCCGACCCCATTACCTATATGAAAATGAACAACGAGGCAGTGCAGACACGCAATCCGCTGGCTCCCGTTCCGTATTCAAGAAGCAAAATTGACAACACCATAGCGGGTACCGATCCTTTGATATATCCGACGAATGATTGGTACGATATGCTGTTTAAGGATTACGCCATGAACCAGCGCTTTAACCTGAATGCCTCGGGTGGCGGAAAAAGGGCCCGTTATTATTTAGCCGGCACCTTTAATCAGGACAACGGCGTACTGAAAGTAGATAAACAAAGTAATTTTAACAGCAATATAAACCTGAAGACCTACCAGTTACGGTCCAACATCAATATAGATTTAACAAAATCTACCGAAGTAGGCGTAAAATTGTATGGAACCTTTGACGACTACACCGGGCCCGTTGCCGGAGGGGAACATTTTTACCGGTTAGCCGTAAGGAGCGACCCGGTCAGTTTCCCGGCCTATTTCCCGAAGGATGAAGCCCATCAGCATGTACAACATCTTCTTTTTGGAAATACGCAGGACATTCTTTCCAACCCTTATGCAAAGATGGTAAGCGGTTATCGTCAGTATAACCAGAGTTTAATGCTGGCACAGTTTGACATTGAACAGGATTTCTCCTTTCTTACCAAAGGGCTTAAACTGCATGCCTTATTTAATGTTTCACGCTACGCGTTTTCAAGTGTCAACCGATCCTACAATCCGTTTTGGTATGAAGTGGGTACCTACGATAAACTGACTAATGAATACACGCTAACCCCCTTAATGAAGATACCGGAACCGAGTATCTTGATTTCGATCATGCCTTCCCTGACGTGA
- a CDS encoding transposase — MSRRKFTSEFKVKVVMEALSERYTIQELGRKYEIHPTQITTWKTQFLKNASAVFDKPVKDAKSEAQEKEEHYLKVIGQQKVEIDFLKKALS, encoded by the coding sequence ATGAGTAGGAGAAAGTTTACTTCGGAGTTTAAAGTCAAGGTGGTCATGGAGGCCTTGAGCGAGCGTTACACGATTCAGGAGCTTGGTCGCAAGTACGAGATCCATCCCACGCAGATCACTACCTGGAAGACTCAGTTTTTGAAAAATGCCAGCGCCGTTTTTGACAAACCAGTAAAGGATGCCAAAAGCGAGGCCCAGGAGAAGGAAGAGCATTATTTGAAGGTGATCGGCCAGCAAAAGGTCGAGATTGATTTTTTAAAAAAAGCCTTGTCATGA
- a CDS encoding IS3 family transposase, which translates to MSQDKQQRQRHIDKAGMLSIVRQCELLEVPRSSFYYKPLGESELNLELMRLIDEEYLLHPWLGVPRMTTWLRKDKGYKINPKRIERLYRLMGLSATGPKPNTSKKGKGALHRVYKYLLKGLKIVRPNQAWAMDITYIPVQGGYLYLCAIIDLYSRYVVGWSLSNAMSADWCKQTLQGAIARHGCPEILNTDQGSQFTAYEFCDWVTHPERGIKLSMDGKGRAIDNIFIERLWRSVKYEHVYLFPASDGLECYRGLQVYFEYYNTQRRHQSLDDQVPLTVYGQALKQVA; encoded by the coding sequence ATGAGCCAGGATAAACAGCAACGTCAGCGACATATTGACAAGGCCGGAATGTTGAGTATTGTCCGTCAGTGCGAGCTTCTTGAGGTTCCTCGCAGCAGTTTTTATTATAAGCCCTTGGGAGAAAGCGAGCTGAATCTGGAGCTTATGCGCCTGATTGATGAAGAATACCTGTTACATCCCTGGCTTGGGGTTCCTCGCATGACCACCTGGCTAAGGAAGGACAAAGGCTATAAGATCAATCCTAAACGCATTGAGCGACTTTACCGGCTGATGGGACTCTCGGCCACAGGCCCTAAGCCCAATACCTCCAAAAAAGGAAAAGGGGCCTTACATAGGGTATACAAATACCTGTTGAAGGGGCTCAAAATTGTGCGCCCTAATCAGGCGTGGGCCATGGACATCACCTATATTCCGGTGCAGGGCGGCTACCTGTATCTATGTGCCATTATTGATCTGTACAGTCGCTATGTGGTAGGCTGGTCGCTGAGCAACGCCATGAGCGCGGATTGGTGTAAACAGACCCTACAAGGAGCCATCGCCCGGCATGGTTGTCCGGAGATTCTCAATACTGATCAGGGAAGCCAGTTCACCGCTTATGAGTTCTGTGATTGGGTTACCCATCCTGAACGGGGAATCAAACTCAGTATGGACGGTAAAGGCCGGGCAATTGACAATATTTTCATAGAACGCCTGTGGAGAAGTGTCAAGTACGAACACGTATACCTGTTCCCGGCCAGCGACGGACTGGAATGCTACCGAGGCCTACAGGTCTATTTTGAGTATTATAATACCCAGAGACGACATCAGAGCCTGGATGACCAAGTCCCGTTGACCGTCTACGGGCAAGCACTAAAACAAGTGGCATAG
- a CDS encoding DUF1801 domain-containing protein has product MSQTNKVDEFVSKLKHPLKAEMEEAIKIIRGASKDLKEDIKWGGPSFDYKEPMATINPRMTDYVVFIFHKGELIKDDSGLLEPASKGKAYLKLHSMKEIKDNKANIQNIVKAWIKIMDA; this is encoded by the coding sequence ATGAGCCAGACAAACAAAGTAGATGAGTTTGTAAGCAAACTCAAACACCCGCTGAAAGCGGAAATGGAAGAGGCAATAAAAATAATCCGTGGTGCAAGCAAAGATTTAAAAGAGGACATAAAATGGGGCGGGCCAAGCTTTGACTACAAAGAACCAATGGCAACGATCAATCCGAGAATGACGGATTATGTCGTTTTTATTTTCCATAAAGGAGAACTGATAAAAGACGATAGCGGTTTGCTTGAGCCGGCCTCAAAAGGAAAAGCCTACCTGAAACTCCACTCTATGAAGGAAATAAAGGATAACAAAGCGAACATTCAGAATATCGTAAAGGCGTGGATAAAAATCATGGACGCCTGA
- a CDS encoding Crp/Fnr family transcriptional regulator has protein sequence MLLFNNFKIYLNDKAGLTDDELRQLPYIPASKRFKKGQSLIGEGQVCKDIFFVEKGLIRQFTIDEQGKEHIIHFAPESWIVSDRSSSYFNQAGEYFVDAIEDSEVIVMDEKFINAASEISKTYRENNHRALHNHVRNLQKRINLLLSATAEKRYLEFLKVYPNLSLRVPQWMIASYLGITPESLSRVRRALAKKSFK, from the coding sequence ATGCTCCTTTTTAATAATTTCAAAATATACCTGAACGACAAGGCTGGTTTGACGGATGACGAGTTAAGGCAACTACCGTATATTCCAGCATCCAAACGATTCAAAAAAGGACAGTCGCTTATCGGCGAAGGACAAGTATGTAAAGACATCTTTTTCGTGGAGAAAGGGCTTATCCGACAGTTCACTATCGATGAACAGGGCAAAGAGCATATTATTCATTTTGCACCTGAAAGTTGGATCGTCAGTGACAGAAGCAGTTCGTACTTTAACCAGGCAGGCGAATATTTTGTGGATGCTATTGAAGATTCGGAAGTTATCGTGATGGACGAAAAATTTATCAATGCCGCTTCTGAAATAAGTAAAACATACCGGGAAAATAACCACAGAGCCCTGCACAATCACGTAAGAAATTTGCAAAAGCGTATAAATTTATTGCTTAGCGCCACCGCGGAAAAAAGATATCTGGAATTCTTAAAGGTATACCCCAACCTATCGCTTCGTGTTCCGCAATGGATGATAGCTTCTTATTTAGGTATTACACCAGAAAGTTTAAGCCGGGTCAGAAGGGCGTTAGCAAAAAAAAGTTTCAAATAA
- a CDS encoding SemiSWEET family sugar transporter, which yields MGVQTIGIAAGIFTGISLLPQLIKLLKEKRSQDISIIMLVCLLIGLILWVIYGIKKEDWPIMTTNAFSLVVNCCVIGLNQYYKVRN from the coding sequence ATGGGAGTACAAACAATAGGTATCGCAGCAGGTATATTTACCGGAATTTCCTTGCTGCCGCAATTAATTAAGCTTTTAAAGGAAAAAAGATCGCAGGATATTTCTATTATTATGCTCGTGTGCCTGTTGATAGGTCTTATACTTTGGGTGATCTATGGTATAAAGAAGGAAGATTGGCCGATCATGACGACGAATGCCTTTTCTCTGGTCGTGAACTGCTGTGTGATTGGATTAAATCAGTACTATAAAGTCAGGAATTAA
- a CDS encoding alpha-ketoglutarate-dependent dioxygenase AlkB: protein MAFEDFAEVLVTEYPPGAVINWHRDAPPFDVIAGVSLLSNADFRFRPYDKNKRGRQHIMRMNLERRSLYIIQGEARSEWEHSIAPVTEPRYSVTLRTLRNKLTH from the coding sequence ATGGCATTTGAAGATTTCGCCGAGGTATTGGTAACAGAATACCCGCCGGGTGCGGTCATCAACTGGCACCGTGACGCACCACCATTCGACGTTATTGCCGGCGTCTCGTTACTGTCCAACGCAGATTTTCGCTTCCGGCCGTATGATAAAAACAAACGTGGCAGGCAGCACATCATGCGCATGAATCTGGAACGGCGTTCTCTGTACATAATTCAAGGCGAAGCAAGGTCGGAATGGGAACATAGCATTGCTCCGGTAACCGAACCCCGTTACTCTGTCACTCTTCGTACTTTGCGAAATAAATTGACTCATTAA
- a CDS encoding HYC_CC_PP family protein, with protein MKLARSIIAICMAMLILVVTTGFSISQHFCQGELLYSSVLGNAASCEMAKSKETLPPCHKQDHTGDSAESFSKMPCCEDYQAAIAGQDIPTPLKKGDNLLPSVKFLTAFSYVFFHKALLSDKDFHFVDYRPPLISRDIPVFFQSFLI; from the coding sequence ATGAAGCTAGCCCGTTCTATAATCGCAATCTGCATGGCTATGCTGATCCTCGTAGTAACAACCGGGTTCAGTATTAGTCAGCATTTTTGCCAGGGAGAGCTTCTTTACTCCTCTGTATTGGGCAATGCAGCATCCTGCGAAATGGCGAAAAGTAAGGAAACGCTTCCTCCATGCCATAAACAGGATCACACCGGTGATTCTGCAGAGTCCTTTTCGAAAATGCCTTGCTGCGAGGATTACCAGGCTGCTATAGCCGGACAGGATATACCCACACCTTTGAAGAAGGGGGATAACCTGCTTCCTTCGGTAAAATTTCTCACTGCTTTTTCCTATGTCTTTTTCCATAAAGCGCTTCTTTCTGACAAGGATTTTCATTTTGTCGATTACAGGCCCCCATTGATATCGCGGGACATTCCTGTCTTTTTTCAGTCATTCCTTATTTAA
- a CDS encoding efflux RND transporter permease subunit produces the protein MIEKLIDFSLKNRLLVLLVAAGLLGWGLYSVRTSKVDAIPDLSENQVIVFTEWMGRSPQIIEDQVTYPLVTNLQGLPGVKYVRGSSMFGMSFVYVVFEDDKDVYWARERVLEKLNYASRLLPEGVLPTIGPDGTGVGHILWYTLEAPGMDLGEQRAIQDWYVKFALQNVEGVAEIASFGGYQKQYEVTIDPNKLSYYGISLPQVVQAVRSNNNEVGGRKFEMSDIGYIIKTDGGYIQDIDDLENISLKTENATPVRVKDVATVQMTGESRLGIFDLNGEGEAVGGIVVMRYGENAAEVIEHVKKKMTEVGRGLPEGVKFNIVYDRSGLINESISSIKNTLIEEMIVVSLVVIVFLFHWRSAVSIIVQIPITIAASFILLNAFGITSNIMSLTGIALAIGVIVDNGIIMAENSYKHLSERYAELNEERKNS, from the coding sequence ATGATAGAAAAGCTAATAGATTTTTCATTAAAAAACCGGTTGCTCGTCCTGTTGGTAGCGGCCGGGCTGTTGGGGTGGGGGCTTTATTCGGTCCGCACCAGCAAGGTAGACGCCATCCCTGATCTTTCGGAAAACCAGGTGATCGTCTTTACCGAATGGATGGGGCGCAGCCCGCAGATCATCGAAGACCAGGTGACCTACCCGCTGGTCACCAATCTTCAGGGCCTTCCAGGGGTAAAATACGTTCGGGGCTCTTCCATGTTCGGGATGAGCTTCGTATATGTTGTTTTCGAAGACGATAAGGACGTTTACTGGGCGCGCGAGCGTGTGCTGGAAAAGCTGAATTATGCGTCCCGGCTGCTGCCGGAAGGGGTGCTGCCTACCATCGGCCCCGATGGAACGGGAGTGGGCCATATCCTTTGGTACACCCTGGAGGCGCCGGGCATGGACCTCGGGGAACAGCGGGCTATTCAGGACTGGTACGTGAAGTTTGCCCTGCAAAACGTGGAGGGCGTTGCTGAGATCGCCTCCTTTGGAGGATACCAAAAGCAATACGAGGTAACCATAGATCCGAATAAGCTGAGCTATTACGGTATTTCCCTTCCCCAGGTGGTACAGGCTGTTCGCTCCAATAATAATGAAGTAGGAGGGCGTAAGTTTGAGATGAGCGATATCGGCTATATCATCAAAACCGATGGCGGATATATCCAGGACATCGATGACCTGGAAAACATTTCTCTTAAAACGGAGAATGCAACACCAGTACGGGTAAAAGATGTAGCAACTGTCCAGATGACCGGTGAAAGCCGCCTGGGTATTTTCGATCTGAACGGGGAAGGAGAGGCGGTGGGCGGCATTGTGGTGATGCGGTACGGGGAAAATGCGGCCGAGGTAATTGAGCATGTCAAAAAGAAAATGACGGAAGTTGGCCGCGGCCTGCCGGAAGGCGTGAAATTCAACATAGTCTATGACAGGAGCGGGCTGATCAATGAATCCATTTCTTCCATTAAAAACACGCTTATCGAGGAGATGATCGTGGTTTCCCTGGTGGTGATCGTATTCCTGTTTCACTGGCGCAGCGCCGTGAGCATCATCGTCCAGATCCCCATCACGATCGCTGCCAGCTTTATTTTGCTGAACGCGTTTGGGATCACCTCCAATATTATGTCGCTTACCGGTATTGCCCTGGCCATCGGGGTGATCGTGGACAACGGGATCATCATGGCGGAAAATTCATATAAACATCTTTCAGAACGTTACGCGGAGCTGAACGAAGAGCGGAAAAACAGCTGA